A single genomic interval of Rhodopseudomonas palustris harbors:
- the parC gene encoding DNA topoisomerase IV subunit A, translated as MGKRLIPPEPAEIHEVQLREALEERYLAYALSTIMHRALPDARDGLKPVHRRILYGMRLLRLDPGTPFKKSAKIVGDVMGSFHPHGDQSIYDALVRLAQDFSSRYPLVDGQGNFGNIDGDNPAAYRYTEARMTDVARLLLDGIDEDGVAFRANYDGQSKEPVVLPGGFPNLLANGAQGIAVGMATAIPPHNAAELCDAALHLIEKPDAKSKALLRFVKGPDFPTGGIIIDSKESIAEAYTTGRGAFRTRAKWEQEEGARGTWTVVVTQIPWLVQKSRLIEKIAELLNEKKLPLVGDIRDESAEDVRIVIEPKSRSVDPTLMMESLFRLTELESRIPLNLNVLVKGRIPKVLGLAECLREWLDHLRDVLLRRSEYRKGQIEHRLEVLGGYLIAYLNIDKVIKIIRTEDEPKPVLMKAFNLTEIQAEAILNMRLRSLRKLEEFEIRTEDKNLRAELKGINAVLKSETEQWAKVGEQVRKVREMFGPKTPLGKRRTQFADAPEHDLAAIEEAFVEREPVTVVISDKGWVRTLKGHVEDLSGLNFKQDDKLGQSFFAETTSKLLLLATNGRFYALDVAKLPGGRGHGEPIRMFIDMEQDAAIVTVFVHTGGRKFLIASHDGQGFVVNEDECVGSTRKGKQILNVDVPNEARALTVVSEGDDSVAVIGDNRKMVIFPLDQVPEMTRGRGVRLQKYKDGGLSDIATFSSKQGLGWRDSAGREFSATMKELAEWRGNRADAGRLPPKGFPKSNKFGRSIA; from the coding sequence ATGGGAAAAAGATTGATTCCGCCGGAGCCGGCCGAGATCCACGAGGTCCAGCTTCGCGAAGCGCTGGAAGAGCGCTATCTCGCTTACGCGCTGTCGACCATCATGCACCGGGCGCTGCCGGACGCGCGCGACGGCCTCAAGCCGGTGCATCGCCGCATCCTGTACGGGATGCGATTGCTGCGGCTCGACCCCGGCACGCCGTTCAAGAAGTCCGCCAAGATCGTCGGCGACGTGATGGGTTCGTTCCATCCGCACGGCGACCAGTCGATCTACGATGCGCTGGTGCGTCTGGCGCAGGACTTCTCGTCGCGCTATCCGCTGGTCGACGGCCAGGGCAATTTCGGCAACATCGACGGCGATAACCCGGCAGCCTACCGCTACACCGAAGCGCGCATGACCGACGTCGCGCGGCTGCTGCTGGATGGCATCGACGAGGACGGCGTCGCGTTCCGCGCCAACTACGACGGTCAGTCGAAAGAGCCGGTCGTGCTGCCCGGCGGCTTTCCGAACCTGCTCGCCAACGGCGCGCAGGGCATCGCCGTCGGCATGGCCACCGCGATCCCGCCGCACAACGCCGCCGAGCTGTGCGACGCCGCGCTGCATCTGATCGAGAAGCCCGACGCCAAGTCGAAGGCGCTGCTGCGCTTCGTCAAGGGGCCGGACTTCCCGACCGGTGGCATCATCATCGACTCCAAGGAAAGCATCGCGGAGGCCTACACCACCGGCCGCGGCGCGTTCCGCACCCGCGCCAAGTGGGAGCAGGAAGAGGGCGCGCGCGGCACCTGGACGGTGGTGGTCACGCAGATCCCGTGGCTGGTGCAGAAGTCGCGGCTGATCGAGAAGATCGCCGAGCTGCTCAACGAGAAGAAGCTGCCGCTGGTCGGCGACATCCGCGACGAATCCGCCGAGGACGTCCGCATCGTCATCGAGCCGAAGTCGCGCAGCGTCGATCCGACGTTGATGATGGAGTCACTGTTCCGGCTGACCGAGCTGGAGAGCCGGATCCCGCTCAATCTCAACGTGCTGGTGAAGGGCCGGATTCCGAAGGTGCTCGGCCTCGCCGAATGCCTGCGCGAATGGCTCGATCACCTGCGCGACGTGCTGCTGCGCCGCTCCGAATATCGCAAGGGCCAGATCGAGCATCGGCTCGAAGTGCTCGGCGGCTATCTGATCGCGTACTTGAACATCGACAAGGTGATCAAGATCATCCGCACCGAGGACGAGCCCAAGCCGGTGCTGATGAAGGCCTTCAATCTCACCGAGATCCAGGCCGAAGCCATCCTCAACATGCGGCTGCGCTCTTTGCGCAAGCTCGAGGAATTCGAGATCCGCACCGAGGACAAGAACCTCCGCGCCGAGCTGAAGGGCATCAACGCGGTCCTGAAATCCGAGACCGAGCAGTGGGCCAAGGTCGGCGAACAGGTCCGCAAGGTCCGCGAGATGTTCGGGCCGAAGACGCCGCTCGGCAAGCGCCGCACCCAGTTCGCCGACGCGCCGGAGCACGATCTCGCCGCGATCGAAGAAGCCTTCGTCGAGCGCGAGCCCGTCACTGTGGTGATCTCCGACAAGGGCTGGGTGCGCACGCTGAAGGGCCATGTCGAGGATCTGTCGGGGCTCAACTTCAAGCAGGACGACAAGCTCGGCCAGTCGTTCTTCGCCGAGACGACGTCGAAGCTGCTGCTGCTCGCCACCAACGGCCGGTTCTACGCGCTGGATGTCGCCAAGCTGCCCGGCGGCCGCGGCCATGGCGAGCCGATCCGCATGTTCATCGACATGGAGCAGGACGCCGCGATCGTCACCGTGTTCGTCCACACCGGCGGCCGCAAATTCCTGATCGCCAGCCATGACGGGCAGGGCTTCGTGGTCAACGAGGACGAGTGCGTCGGCTCGACCCGCAAGGGCAAGCAGATCCTCAACGTCGACGTCCCCAACGAGGCGCGCGCGCTCACGGTTGTCAGCGAGGGCGACGACAGCGTCGCCGTGATCGGCGACAACCGCAAGATGGTGATCTTCCCGCTCGATCAGGTCCCGGAGATGACCCGCGGCCGCGGCGTGCGGCTGCAGAAGTACAAGGATGGCGGCCTGTCCGATATCGCCACCTTCTCGTCGAAGCAGGGCCTCGGCTGGCGCGACTCTGCCGGCCGCGAGTTCAGCGCGACCATGAAGGAACTCGCCGAATGGCGCGGCAATCGCGCCGACGCCGGCCGGCTGCCGCCGAAGGGCTTCCCGAAGTCGAACAAGTTCGGACGTAGCATCGCATGA
- a CDS encoding winged helix-turn-helix transcriptional regulator — protein sequence MTRSPGENLSVAEHRATLTDRYAAWREQGFDATRCPVRNVLDHLGSKWSTLLLIALAEKPMRFNALLRDVPDISKRMLTQTLRDLERDGLVARQVFPTKPPSVEYRLSASGESVLAPLTALVAWAEQHFPEIERARARFDSAARDGEPQVPGDSARPESPLALAPLPVRG from the coding sequence GTGACAAGGTCACCTGGAGAGAACCTGTCGGTCGCGGAGCATCGCGCGACGTTGACCGACCGCTACGCCGCCTGGCGGGAGCAGGGCTTCGACGCCACCCGCTGCCCAGTACGCAACGTGCTCGACCATCTCGGCAGCAAATGGAGCACGCTGCTGTTGATCGCGTTGGCTGAAAAGCCAATGAGATTCAACGCGCTGCTGCGGGATGTTCCAGACATTTCGAAGCGGATGCTGACGCAGACGCTGCGTGACCTGGAGCGCGACGGGCTGGTCGCGCGGCAGGTGTTTCCGACCAAACCGCCCAGCGTCGAATACCGCCTGTCGGCGTCCGGCGAGTCCGTGCTCGCACCGCTGACGGCGTTGGTCGCCTGGGCCGAGCAGCACTTTCCCGAAATCGAACGCGCCCGGGCCCGGTTCGACTCGGCGGCGCGGGACGGCGAGCCCCAGGTTCCAGGCGATTCCGCAAGGCCGGAAAGCCCGCTGGCGCTTGCTCCGCTTCCGGTCAGGGGATAA
- the era gene encoding GTPase Era, translating into MAEHEDAATAATRCGFVALIGAPNVGKSTLVNALVGSKVTIVSRKVQTTRALIRGIVIESGSQIILVDTPGIFAPKRRLDRAMVKTAWSGAHDADIVCVLLDARAGINEQAEDILANLANVDRPKLLVLNKIDLIAREKLLALAQAANQRLAFDQTFMVSALTGDGVDDLRKALAAQVPPGPFHYPEDQMSDAPLRHLAAEITREKIFRQLHQELPYQSTVETDTWTERKDGSVKIEQTIFVERESQRKIVLGKGGATIKAIGAEARKEIGEILEQPVHLFLFVKVREDWGNDPDRYREMGLEFPKE; encoded by the coding sequence AAGACGCGGCGACCGCCGCGACCCGCTGCGGTTTCGTTGCGCTGATCGGCGCGCCGAACGTCGGCAAATCCACACTCGTCAACGCGCTGGTCGGCTCCAAGGTGACGATCGTGTCGCGCAAGGTGCAGACCACGCGCGCGCTGATCCGCGGCATCGTGATCGAAAGCGGCTCGCAGATCATCCTGGTCGACACCCCCGGCATCTTCGCGCCGAAGCGGCGGCTCGACCGCGCGATGGTGAAGACCGCATGGAGCGGCGCGCACGATGCCGACATCGTCTGCGTGCTGCTCGACGCTCGTGCCGGCATCAACGAGCAGGCCGAAGATATCCTGGCCAATCTCGCCAATGTCGATCGGCCGAAGCTGCTGGTGCTCAACAAGATCGACCTGATCGCCCGCGAAAAGCTGCTGGCGCTCGCCCAGGCTGCCAATCAGCGGCTGGCGTTCGATCAGACCTTCATGGTCTCGGCGCTGACCGGCGACGGCGTCGACGACCTGCGCAAAGCTCTTGCCGCTCAGGTGCCGCCGGGGCCGTTCCACTATCCCGAAGACCAGATGTCGGATGCGCCGCTGCGCCATCTCGCAGCCGAGATCACCCGCGAGAAGATCTTCCGGCAACTGCATCAGGAACTGCCGTATCAGTCGACGGTCGAGACCGACACCTGGACCGAGCGCAAGGACGGTTCGGTGAAGATCGAGCAGACGATTTTCGTCGAACGCGAGAGCCAGCGCAAAATCGTGCTCGGCAAAGGCGGCGCGACCATCAAGGCGATCGGCGCCGAGGCGCGCAAGGAGATCGGCGAGATCCTTGAGCAGCCGGTACACCTGTTCCTGTTCGTCAAGGTGCGCGAGGATTGGGGCAACGATCCGGATCGCTATCGCGAAATGGGCCTGGAGTTTCCCAAGGAATGA
- the recO gene encoding DNA repair protein RecO — MEWSDEGIILGVRRHGESAAIVELLTRGHGRHLGMVRGGASARMRPLLQPGNSVLASWRARLDEHLGYYQLEATKMRAATLLGSSHAVYGVTHLASLARLLPERDPHEEIYQRLVLTLDDFDDFGVAAAHLIRFELAILAELGFGLDLSACAATGSTTELIYVSPKSGSAVSRSAGEPWRDRLLRLPAFLRDDEAESGNGWSGQDLFDGFELTGRFLLRNVLEPRGQSHSDARAGFINAITRALQRPAES, encoded by the coding sequence ATGGAATGGAGCGACGAGGGCATCATTCTCGGGGTGCGGCGGCATGGCGAGTCCGCCGCGATCGTCGAGCTTCTGACCCGCGGCCATGGCCGGCATCTCGGCATGGTGCGCGGCGGGGCGTCGGCGCGGATGCGGCCGCTGCTGCAACCCGGCAACAGCGTGCTGGCATCGTGGCGGGCAAGGCTCGACGAGCATCTCGGCTACTATCAGCTCGAGGCAACCAAGATGCGCGCCGCGACGCTGCTCGGGTCGTCTCATGCGGTGTACGGCGTCACCCATCTGGCATCGCTGGCGCGGCTGCTGCCGGAGCGCGATCCGCACGAAGAGATTTATCAGCGGTTGGTGCTGACCCTCGACGATTTCGACGACTTCGGGGTCGCTGCCGCGCATCTGATCCGGTTCGAGCTGGCGATCCTGGCCGAGCTCGGCTTTGGGCTCGACCTGTCGGCCTGTGCGGCGACCGGCAGCACCACCGAACTGATCTACGTCTCGCCAAAGTCCGGCAGCGCGGTGTCGCGCAGCGCCGGCGAGCCGTGGCGCGACCGCCTGCTGCGCCTGCCGGCTTTCCTGCGTGACGACGAGGCTGAGAGCGGGAATGGCTGGTCCGGGCAAGACCTGTTCGACGGCTTCGAGCTGACCGGCCGTTTCCTGCTGCGCAATGTGTTGGAGCCGCGCGGGCAGAGCCACTCCGACGCCCGCGCGGGCTTCATCAATGCGATCACCCGCGCGCTGCAGCGGCCGGCGGAGTCCTAG
- a CDS encoding SDR family oxidoreductase, translating to MSASRFLITGASGQLGRLVVDGLLKSLPPAQIGVLVRSEKVAAEFAAKGLHVHIGDYSNPETLGPAFAGVERALLISSSEIGQRAVQHRNAIEAARAAGVSLLAYTSLLHADISPLGLAEEHRQTEAALKASGVPHALLRNGWYSENYTTSIPAALAHGALLGSAGNGRIASAARADYAEAAVRVLTAEQPQAGRIYELAGDAAYTLAEFAAKLSQQSGKAVAYRDLPQAEYEAALVAAGLPKPFAALLADSDAGAAKGALFDDSQTLSQLIGHPTTPIATTISAALKA from the coding sequence ATGTCCGCCTCGCGTTTCCTCATCACCGGTGCCAGCGGCCAGCTCGGCCGCCTCGTTGTCGACGGCTTGCTCAAGTCGCTGCCGCCCGCGCAGATCGGCGTGCTGGTCCGCAGCGAGAAAGTCGCCGCCGAGTTTGCCGCCAAAGGCCTTCACGTCCATATCGGCGACTACAGCAATCCCGAGACGCTCGGGCCCGCGTTCGCAGGCGTGGAGCGTGCCCTTCTGATCTCGTCCAGCGAGATCGGCCAGCGCGCCGTCCAGCACCGCAACGCCATCGAAGCTGCGCGCGCGGCCGGGGTATCGCTGCTCGCCTACACCAGCCTGCTGCACGCCGACATCTCGCCGCTCGGGCTTGCAGAAGAACATCGCCAGACCGAAGCCGCACTCAAGGCGTCCGGCGTGCCGCACGCCCTGCTCCGCAACGGCTGGTACAGCGAGAACTACACCACTTCGATTCCGGCCGCACTGGCGCACGGTGCCCTGCTCGGCAGCGCCGGCAATGGCCGGATCGCCTCCGCAGCGCGCGCTGACTATGCCGAGGCCGCGGTCCGTGTACTCACCGCCGAGCAGCCGCAGGCCGGCCGGATCTACGAGCTCGCAGGAGACGCCGCTTACACGCTTGCGGAGTTCGCTGCCAAACTGTCGCAGCAGTCCGGCAAAGCGGTCGCGTATCGCGATCTGCCGCAGGCCGAGTACGAGGCTGCCCTGGTCGCCGCCGGCCTGCCCAAGCCGTTCGCCGCGCTGCTGGCCGACTCCGACGCCGGCGCCGCCAAGGGCGCGCTGTTCGACGACAGCCAAACCTTGAGCCAGTTGATCGGGCATCCGACCACGCCGATCGCAACAACGATCTCGGCAGCGCTGAAAGCCTGA